A region of Ovis canadensis isolate MfBH-ARS-UI-01 breed Bighorn chromosome 19, ARS-UI_OviCan_v2, whole genome shotgun sequence DNA encodes the following proteins:
- the LOC138424428 gene encoding LOW QUALITY PROTEIN: protein FAM98B-like (The sequence of the model RefSeq protein was modified relative to this genomic sequence to represent the inferred CDS: inserted 2 bases in 1 codon) has translation MRGPDPGPKPTMEGDVLDTLEALGYKGPLLEEQVLTKAAESGLSSPEFSELCVWLSSQIKSLCNLEESITSAGRDDLESFQLEISGFLKEMACPYSVLISGNIKDCLKKKEDCLKLLLFLSTELQALQILQNKKCKNSQLDKNSEIYQEVQAICDTLGIPKSTTSDIPLMLNQVESKVKDTLSKVQKNHVGKPLLKTDLNLEQAEKLERINDALSSEYECRRRMLMKRLDVTVQSFGWSDRAKLKTDDTARIYQPKRYALSPKTTITLAHLLAAREDLSKIIRTSSGSSREKTACAINKVLTGRVPDRGGRPNEIEPPPPEMPPWQKRQEGSGKGGWGGGGGRGGGGSGRGGGGGWGGGGGXGGGWGGAGGGGGRGGGFQGRGDYGGRGGYGGRGGYGGKGYRDPYGGGGGGYRRY, from the exons ATGAGAGGGCCGGATCCGGGTCCCAAACCTACGATGGAGGGGGACGTGCTGGATACTCTAGAGGCGCTGGGGTATAAGGGACCACTGTTAGAAGAGCAAGTACTTACAAAGGCAGCAGAGAGTGGACTGTCTTCACCTGAATTTTCAGAGCTCTGTGTTTGGTTAAGCTCTCAAATAAAATCACTGTGCAACTTGGAAGAAAGTATCACTTCAGCCGGGAGAGATGATCTAGAAAGCTTCCAGCTTGAGATAAgtggctttttaaaagaaatggcaTGTCCATATTCTGTACTCATATCTGGAAATATTAAAGActgcttaaaaaagaaggaagattgTTTGAAACTACTGTTATTTTTAAGTACAGAGCTTCAAGCTTTACAGATACTACAGAACAAGAAGTGTAAAAATTCTCAATTAGATAAAAATAGTGAAATTTATCAGGAAGTTCAGGCTATCTGCGATACCCTTGGGATTCCCAAGTCAACAACTTCTGACATTCCGCTTATGCTAAACCAAGTGGAATCAAAGGTGAAAGATACTCTCTCAAAAGTCCAGAAAAATCATGTGGGAAAACCACTGCTGAAAACTGATTTAAATCTGGAACAGGCGGAAAAACTGGAAAGAATCAATGATGCTCTTTCAAGTGAATATGAGTGCCGCCGGCGGATGTTGATGAAACGATTAGATGTGACAGTGCAGTCCTTTGGGTGGTCTGATAGAGCAAAGTTAAAAACAGATGACACAGCAAGAATTTACCAACCTAAGCGTTATGCTTTGTCACCCAAGACAACAATAACCTTGGCACATTTACTTGCTGCCCGTGAAGATCTGTCGAAGATCATCAGGACAAGTAGTGGATCCAGCCGGGAGAAGACAGCATGTGCCATTAATAAGGTGCTGACGGGAAGGGTGCCTGACAGGGGAGGACGGCCGAATGAAATTGAACCACCACCCCCTGAGATGCCGCCTTGGCAAAAGAGACAGGAAGGCAGTGGAAAgggtggttggggtgggggaggtggcagaggaggtggtgggagtgggagaggtggtggaggggggtggggaggtggtggggg ggggggggggtggggaggtgctgggggagggggtggtagaGGAGGAGGTTTCCAAGGCAGGGGAGATTATGGTGGAAGAGGAGGCtatggaggaagaggaggctaTGGTGGAAAAGGTTACAGAGATCCGTatggaggaggtggtggtggataTAGAAGATACTAA